From a region of the Streptomyces sp. NBC_00193 genome:
- a CDS encoding TIGR03619 family F420-dependent LLM class oxidoreductase: MRIATTVFLTDRTIAPVPLARALEERGFSGLYLPEHTHIPVSRVTAAPMGGELPEMYGRTLDPFVALGQASAVTERLHLGTGITLVAQHDPIDLAKQVATLDHLSGGRVTLGIGYGWNVEEAADHGVEWRTRRELVRDRMALMRSLWSPHPTAYVGQFSSVQASSAHPKPVQPPRELAPGVPLYGPRTLIGGQAGPKLFAAIADHSDGWLPIGGGGLTESLPALRQVWEAAGRDPKSLQVVPYAVQPTPGKMSHYADLGIEEVVLQLPSEAEPAILRILDEFAPYL, translated from the coding sequence ATGCGGATCGCCACGACCGTCTTCCTGACCGACCGCACCATCGCTCCCGTCCCGCTCGCCCGCGCGCTGGAGGAACGCGGCTTCTCCGGCCTCTACCTCCCCGAGCACACCCACATCCCGGTCAGCCGCGTCACCGCGGCCCCCATGGGCGGCGAGCTCCCGGAGATGTACGGGCGCACCCTGGACCCCTTCGTCGCCCTGGGCCAGGCCTCCGCCGTCACCGAGCGGCTCCACCTGGGCACCGGGATCACCCTCGTCGCCCAGCACGACCCCATCGACCTCGCGAAGCAGGTCGCCACGCTGGACCACCTGTCCGGCGGCCGGGTCACCCTCGGCATCGGCTACGGCTGGAACGTCGAGGAGGCCGCCGACCACGGAGTCGAGTGGCGCACCCGCCGCGAACTGGTCCGCGACCGCATGGCCCTGATGCGGAGCCTGTGGTCCCCGCACCCCACGGCGTACGTGGGCCAGTTCTCCTCCGTCCAGGCCAGCTCGGCCCACCCCAAGCCGGTCCAGCCCCCGCGCGAACTCGCCCCGGGCGTCCCCCTGTACGGCCCCCGGACCCTGATCGGCGGCCAGGCCGGCCCGAAGCTCTTCGCGGCCATCGCCGACCACAGCGACGGCTGGCTCCCGATCGGCGGCGGCGGCCTGACGGAGTCCCTCCCCGCGCTGCGCCAGGTCTGGGAGGCCGCGGGCCGGGATCCCAAGTCCCTCCAGGTGGTCCCGTACGCCGTCCAGCCCACCCCCGGCAAGATGTCCCACTACGCCGACCTGGGCATCGAGGAGGTCGTCCTCCAGCTCCCCTCGGAGGCGGAGCCCGCGATCCTGCGCATCCTGGACGAGTTCGCCCCGTACCTGTGA
- a CDS encoding SDR family oxidoreductase, with protein sequence MSLLLQGKTVIVSGVGAGLGHQVAATVVRDGGNAVLGARTEANLAKSAAEIDPDGTHTAYLPTDISDERQCEALAALAQERFGGVDAVVHVAAWDSYFGGLEDADFGTWQQILDVNLLGTLRMTRAALPALKRSGGSVVIIGTQSAIAAPNEVQQAAYAASKGALTSAMYSMARELGPHRIRVNTVLPGWMWGPPVQAFVTFTAHTEGVPEAEVHARLTDRMALPDLATDGDVADAAAFLASDRARAITGQSLLVNAGELMR encoded by the coding sequence ATGTCGCTGCTGCTGCAAGGCAAGACCGTCATCGTCTCCGGCGTAGGGGCCGGGCTCGGGCACCAGGTGGCCGCCACCGTCGTCCGCGACGGCGGCAACGCCGTGCTCGGGGCGCGGACCGAGGCCAACCTCGCCAAGTCCGCCGCCGAGATCGACCCCGACGGCACGCACACCGCGTACCTGCCGACCGACATCTCCGACGAGCGCCAGTGCGAGGCCCTCGCCGCCCTCGCCCAGGAGCGGTTCGGCGGGGTCGACGCCGTCGTCCACGTCGCCGCCTGGGACTCGTACTTCGGCGGCCTCGAGGACGCCGACTTCGGCACCTGGCAGCAGATCCTCGACGTGAACCTGCTCGGCACGCTGAGGATGACCCGCGCCGCCCTGCCCGCGCTGAAGCGCTCCGGCGGCAGTGTCGTCATCATCGGCACCCAGTCCGCCATCGCCGCCCCCAACGAGGTGCAGCAGGCCGCCTACGCCGCCTCCAAGGGCGCGCTGACCTCCGCCATGTACTCCATGGCCCGCGAGCTCGGCCCGCACCGCATCCGCGTGAACACCGTGCTCCCCGGCTGGATGTGGGGTCCCCCGGTCCAGGCCTTCGTCACCTTCACCGCGCACACCGAAGGCGTGCCGGAGGCCGAGGTCCACGCCCGGCTCACCGACCGCATGGCGCTGCCCGACCTGGCCACCGACGGGGACGTCGCCGACGCCGCCGCCTTCCTCGCCTCGGACCGCGCACGGGCGATAACCGGCCAGTCTCTGCTGGTCAACGCCGGGGAGCTGATGCGATGA
- a CDS encoding DUF397 domain-containing protein: MAIRQGATENWTKSSYSANGACVEVKSPVVESIAVRDSKVQDGPSLTFAPGSWTSFVADVTEGRLGRLV, translated from the coding sequence ATGGCTATTCGTCAAGGCGCAACGGAAAACTGGACCAAGTCCTCGTACTCCGCCAACGGTGCCTGCGTCGAGGTCAAGTCCCCCGTCGTCGAGTCCATCGCGGTCCGCGACTCGAAGGTGCAGGACGGCCCGTCCCTCACCTTCGCGCCCGGCTCCTGGACCTCCTTCGTCGCCGATGTGACCGAGGGCCGGCTGGGACGCCTCGTCTGA
- a CDS encoding tyrosine-protein phosphatase, which produces MKKALLAATVVASTLTVAVVAAPAASASASGWDLPWGGRHHGHSSIPFTEATVTAGADGAYTLKWNAKGTKRVEIKANGKVVAKGGAQGEAVVGGLPAADRQWFDFEPDRGQGLRLADRLIKLEGTVNFRDAGGYRTTGGQWVKMGEIYRSDALNKLTDNDLAKLQRLRVKTIFDLRMESERTKDADKVPAGAHYVVADVFAGSGSFQVMPRTPDEAVKAMVDAEKAMVSGEGGKKAYAQVFEGVERDRDRGVLFHCTAGKDRTGWANASLLTALGVPGETVMADYLASNDYRKAANDAILSHLPAAQAAVYKPMLDVRPEYLNAGYEEVRSKFGSFDEYLENGLGIDGRELKQLKKDLLVG; this is translated from the coding sequence ATGAAGAAGGCACTGCTCGCCGCGACCGTCGTCGCCTCCACGCTCACCGTCGCCGTCGTCGCGGCCCCCGCCGCCTCGGCGTCCGCCTCCGGGTGGGACCTCCCCTGGGGCGGCCGGCACCACGGCCACTCCTCCATCCCCTTCACCGAGGCCACCGTCACCGCCGGTGCCGACGGGGCGTACACGCTGAAGTGGAACGCCAAGGGCACCAAGCGCGTGGAGATCAAGGCGAACGGCAAGGTCGTCGCCAAGGGCGGCGCCCAGGGCGAGGCCGTGGTCGGCGGGCTGCCCGCCGCCGACCGGCAGTGGTTCGACTTCGAGCCCGACCGCGGTCAGGGGCTGCGCCTGGCCGACCGGCTGATCAAGCTCGAAGGCACCGTCAACTTCCGTGACGCGGGCGGCTACCGCACCACCGGCGGCCAGTGGGTCAAGATGGGCGAGATCTACCGCTCCGACGCCCTGAACAAGCTCACGGACAACGACCTCGCCAAGCTCCAGCGCCTCCGCGTCAAGACGATCTTCGACCTCCGCATGGAGAGCGAGCGCACCAAGGACGCCGACAAGGTCCCGGCCGGCGCGCACTACGTCGTCGCCGACGTCTTCGCGGGCTCCGGCTCGTTCCAGGTCATGCCCAGGACCCCCGACGAGGCCGTCAAGGCCATGGTCGACGCGGAGAAGGCGATGGTCAGCGGGGAGGGCGGCAAGAAGGCCTACGCCCAGGTCTTCGAGGGCGTCGAGCGCGACCGCGACCGCGGCGTCCTGTTCCACTGCACCGCGGGCAAGGACCGTACGGGCTGGGCGAACGCCTCCCTGCTGACCGCCCTCGGCGTGCCGGGCGAGACCGTGATGGCCGACTACCTGGCCAGCAACGACTACCGCAAGGCCGCCAACGACGCGATCCTCTCGCACCTGCCGGCCGCCCAGGCCGCCGTCTACAAGCCGATGCTCGACGTGCGCCCGGAGTACCTCAACGCCGGTTACGAGGAGGTCCGGTCGAAGTTCGGCAGCTTCGACGAGTACCTGGAGAACGGCCTCGGCATCGACGGCCGCGAGCTGAAGCAGCTGAAGAAGGACCTGCTGGTCGGCTAG
- a CDS encoding helix-turn-helix transcriptional regulator, which produces MASNVNPTVRRRRLGMELRKLREDKGMTAEQVAERLLVSQSKISRLENGRRSISQRDVRDLCDVYEVEDRRLVDSLMQMAKDSRQQGWWHAFGDIPYSVYIGLETDAASLRTYEPLVIPGLLQTPEYAQSLVRGAWPETAPVDVEKRVQVRMHRQKRLHETENSNPEIGPLRLWAVIDEAALRRHVGDAQLMIRQLEFLIEQSEKPHVTVQVMPFSVGAHPGVNGQYAILEFPDASDSTVVYIEGVTSDLYLEKANDVQKYSVMYEHLRAQAHNVDQTRQFIAQIIEDFAGKGK; this is translated from the coding sequence GTGGCGTCCAATGTCAATCCCACCGTCCGACGCCGCCGACTGGGCATGGAGTTGCGCAAACTGCGCGAGGACAAAGGCATGACGGCCGAGCAGGTCGCGGAACGCCTGCTCGTCTCCCAGTCGAAGATCAGCCGGCTGGAGAACGGCCGCCGTTCCATCAGTCAGCGCGACGTCCGCGATCTGTGCGACGTCTACGAGGTCGAGGACCGCCGGCTCGTCGACTCCCTCATGCAGATGGCCAAGGATTCCCGCCAGCAGGGCTGGTGGCACGCCTTCGGCGACATCCCGTACAGCGTCTACATCGGCCTGGAGACGGACGCCGCCAGTCTGCGCACCTACGAACCCCTGGTGATCCCGGGGCTGCTCCAGACCCCGGAGTACGCCCAGTCGCTCGTCCGCGGCGCGTGGCCGGAGACGGCACCGGTCGACGTGGAGAAGCGCGTCCAGGTCCGGATGCACCGCCAGAAGCGGCTCCACGAGACCGAGAACAGCAATCCCGAGATCGGACCGCTGCGCCTGTGGGCGGTCATCGACGAGGCGGCCCTGCGGCGGCACGTGGGCGATGCGCAGCTCATGATCCGGCAGCTGGAGTTCCTGATAGAGCAGTCGGAGAAGCCGCACGTCACGGTCCAGGTGATGCCCTTCTCGGTGGGCGCCCACCCGGGCGTCAACGGCCAGTACGCCATTCTGGAATTCCCGGACGCGTCGGACTCCACGGTCGTCTACATCGAGGGCGTGACGAGCGACCTGTACCTGGAGAAAGCGAATGACGTCCAGAAATACAGCGTGATGTACGAACATCTGCGCGCACAGGCCCACAACGTGGACCAGACGAGGCAGTTCATCGCGCAGATCATCGAGGACTTCGCGGGCAAGGGGAAATGA
- a CDS encoding type II toxin-antitoxin system RelE/ParE family toxin: protein MGSIAYVARLTRHAQRDLLGVPRPDALRILQRLTEFQKALTAGDTTAFDTRALHGHPSRHCLRLHLGNGDYQAVYTIEDGRLVVWVLASEHHHTRGR from the coding sequence ATGGGATCGATCGCCTACGTCGCCCGCCTCACCCGGCACGCACAGCGTGACCTGCTCGGAGTCCCCCGCCCTGACGCCCTGCGCATCCTGCAACGGCTGACCGAGTTCCAGAAGGCCCTCACGGCGGGGGACACGACCGCCTTCGACACCAGGGCCCTGCACGGTCACCCCTCACGCCATTGCCTCCGTCTCCACCTCGGCAACGGCGACTACCAGGCCGTCTACACGATCGAGGACGGCCGGCTCGTCGTCTGGGTGCTCGCCTCCGAGCACCACCACACGAGGGGCCGCTGA
- a CDS encoding bifunctional FO biosynthesis protein CofGH produces MTTPSDAPTENSMRRALRRARDGVALDATEAAVLLQARGEDLKDLAASAARVRDSGLEAAGRPGVITYSRKVFIPLTRLCRDKCHYCTFVTVPGKLRREGQGMYLSPDEVLDIARKGAAMGCKEALFTLGDRPEDRWPEAREWLDAHGYDDTLAYVRAMAIRVLEETGLLPHLNPGVLTWSDLQRLKPVAPSMGMMLETTATRLWSEPGGPHHGSPDKDPAVRLRVLEDAGRSNVPFTTGVLIGIGESYEERADAFFELRRIQRSYHGIQEVIVQNFRAKPDTAMRGMPDAELEELAAAIAVARHILGPSARIQAPPNLVDSEYALLIGAGIDDWGGVSPLTPDHVNPERPWPHIEELARRTADAGFALRERLTIYPEFLQRGEPWLDPRLLPHVRALADPESGLADESATVEGRPWQEPDEGFASFGRTDLHTTIDTQGRTTDRRDDFDEVYGDWEALREAAAPGMVPERIDTDVRAALAQAADDPTRLTDEQALALLHADGPALDALCRIADDLRKSVVGEEVTYIVTRNINFTNVCYTGCRFCAFAQRRTDADAYTLSLDQVADRAAQAWDVGAVEVCMQGGIHPDLPGTAYFDIARAVKERVPGMHVHAFSPMEVVNGATRTGMSVRDWLTAAKEAGLDSIPGTAAEILDDEVRWVLTKGKLPTADWIDVVSTAHELGIRSSSTMMYGHVDQPRHWLGHFRTLARMQQEARAKGAEGFTEFVTLPFIHTNAPVYLAGIARPGPTVRDNRAVTAMARILLHPHITNIQTSWVKLGSEGAAEMLRSGANDLGGTLMEETISRMAGSSYGSYKSVQDLIAVAEAAGRPAKARTTLYGEVPEERQAAARASDGHLPELLPVLD; encoded by the coding sequence ATGACCACTCCGAGTGACGCTCCGACCGAGAACTCGATGCGCCGGGCGCTCCGTCGCGCCCGCGACGGCGTCGCGCTCGACGCGACCGAGGCGGCCGTGCTCCTGCAGGCGCGCGGCGAGGACCTGAAGGACCTCGCCGCCTCCGCCGCCCGGGTCCGGGACTCCGGCCTCGAAGCCGCGGGCCGGCCCGGCGTCATCACGTACTCGCGCAAGGTGTTCATCCCCCTCACCCGGCTGTGCCGGGACAAGTGCCACTACTGCACCTTCGTCACGGTCCCCGGCAAGCTCCGTCGCGAGGGCCAGGGCATGTACCTGTCCCCCGACGAGGTCCTCGACATAGCCCGCAAGGGCGCGGCCATGGGCTGCAAGGAAGCCCTGTTCACGCTCGGCGACCGGCCCGAGGACCGCTGGCCCGAGGCCCGCGAGTGGCTCGACGCGCACGGCTACGACGACACCCTCGCCTACGTGCGCGCCATGGCCATCCGCGTCCTGGAGGAGACCGGTCTCCTCCCCCACCTCAACCCCGGCGTGCTGACCTGGTCCGACCTCCAGCGCCTCAAGCCGGTGGCCCCCTCGATGGGCATGATGCTGGAGACCACCGCCACCCGGCTGTGGTCCGAGCCCGGCGGCCCCCACCACGGCTCCCCCGACAAGGACCCGGCCGTCCGGCTGCGCGTCCTGGAGGACGCGGGCCGCTCCAACGTCCCCTTCACCACCGGGGTGCTGATCGGCATCGGCGAGTCCTACGAGGAGCGCGCGGACGCCTTCTTCGAGCTGCGCCGGATCCAGCGCAGCTACCACGGCATCCAGGAAGTCATCGTCCAGAACTTCCGGGCCAAGCCCGACACGGCCATGCGCGGCATGCCCGACGCGGAGCTGGAGGAGCTCGCGGCGGCCATCGCCGTGGCCCGCCACATCCTCGGCCCGAGCGCCCGCATCCAGGCCCCGCCGAACCTGGTGGACTCCGAGTACGCGCTCCTCATCGGCGCCGGCATCGACGACTGGGGCGGCGTCTCCCCGCTCACCCCCGACCACGTGAACCCCGAGCGCCCCTGGCCGCACATCGAGGAGCTGGCGCGGCGCACCGCCGACGCCGGCTTCGCGCTGCGCGAACGCCTGACCATCTACCCCGAGTTCCTCCAGCGCGGCGAACCCTGGCTGGATCCGCGCCTGCTGCCCCACGTCCGTGCGCTGGCCGACCCGGAGAGCGGGCTCGCGGACGAGTCCGCGACCGTCGAGGGCCGGCCGTGGCAGGAGCCGGACGAGGGCTTCGCCTCCTTCGGACGCACCGACCTGCACACCACCATCGACACGCAGGGCCGTACGACCGACCGGCGCGACGACTTCGACGAGGTCTACGGCGACTGGGAGGCCCTGCGCGAGGCCGCGGCCCCCGGCATGGTCCCCGAGCGCATCGACACGGACGTACGGGCGGCGCTCGCGCAGGCCGCCGACGACCCGACGCGGCTCACCGACGAGCAGGCGCTCGCCCTGCTGCACGCGGACGGCCCCGCGCTGGACGCCCTCTGCCGGATCGCGGACGACCTGCGCAAGTCCGTGGTGGGCGAGGAGGTCACGTACATCGTGACCCGCAACATCAACTTCACCAACGTCTGTTACACCGGCTGCCGCTTCTGCGCCTTCGCGCAGCGCCGCACGGACGCGGACGCGTACACCCTCTCGCTCGACCAGGTCGCCGACCGGGCCGCGCAGGCGTGGGACGTGGGCGCGGTCGAGGTGTGCATGCAGGGCGGCATCCACCCGGACCTGCCCGGGACGGCCTACTTCGACATCGCGCGGGCGGTGAAGGAGCGCGTCCCCGGCATGCACGTGCACGCCTTCTCCCCGATGGAGGTCGTCAACGGCGCGACGCGCACGGGCATGTCGGTACGGGACTGGCTGACGGCGGCCAAGGAGGCCGGCCTCGACTCCATCCCCGGTACGGCGGCGGAGATCCTGGACGACGAGGTCCGCTGGGTGCTGACCAAGGGCAAGCTGCCGACGGCCGACTGGATCGACGTCGTCTCGACGGCGCACGAGCTCGGCATCCGCTCCTCGTCCACGATGATGTACGGCCACGTGGACCAGCCCCGCCACTGGCTCGGCCACTTCCGCACCCTGGCGCGCATGCAGCAGGAGGCGCGGGCCAAGGGGGCGGAGGGCTTCACGGAGTTCGTGACGCTGCCGTTCATCCACACCAACGCCCCCGTCTACCTGGCGGGCATCGCCCGCCCCGGCCCGACGGTGCGCGACAACCGTGCGGTGACGGCGATGGCCCGCATCCTGCTCCACCCGCACATCACCAACATCCAGACCAGCTGGGTGAAGCTGGGCTCGGAGGGCGCGGCCGAGATGCTCCGCTCGGGCGCCAACGACCTGGGCGGAACCCTGATGGAGGAGACCATCTCCCGGATGGCCGGGTCGAGCTACGGCTCGTACAAGTCCGTCCAGGACCTGATCGCCGTGGCCGAGGCGGCCGGCCGGCCCGCGAAGGCCCGTACGACCCTCTACGGCGAGGTCCCGGAGGAGCGCCAGGCCGCGGCCCGCGCCTCGGACGGGCACCTGCCGGAGCTGCTGCCGGTCCTGGACTGA
- a CDS encoding ADP-ribosylglycohydrolase family protein → MWGRTEQQDFRSRVRGTLLGSAIGDALGAPVAALSLPELVGAHGPAGLTEPAPRAAVTAATQLGLFTVDGLIRAHVRRDTGAWHPPTDVHRAYLRWALTQSDWGPDERREDNGWLAQEEWLYARRSPDRSCLTGFADGILGTLAQPKNPTALDPAAATRSAPFGLLVGWEPALVLQLAVECAAQSHGHPTAYLSAGAHAVIVHGLTRGESLDSAVQRALGLLGVRPGHQPVTDALQRALGAVTTGVPSPQTVEGLSPGHGRQAEEVLAIAVYCALVAENVAHGLRLAVNHGGDSAATGALCGSLLGAQHGETALPAAWLAGLEGRATVLELADDFALEMTQGPALHGPTATSTTWLTRYPRG, encoded by the coding sequence CTGTGGGGCCGCACCGAGCAGCAGGATTTCCGTAGCCGGGTCAGGGGAACCCTCCTCGGCTCGGCCATCGGCGACGCCCTCGGCGCACCCGTCGCCGCCCTCTCCCTCCCCGAGCTGGTCGGGGCCCACGGCCCGGCGGGCCTGACCGAGCCGGCCCCCCGGGCCGCGGTCACCGCCGCCACGCAGCTCGGCCTCTTCACCGTGGACGGCCTGATACGGGCCCACGTGCGCCGGGACACCGGCGCCTGGCACCCGCCGACCGACGTGCACCGCGCGTACCTCCGCTGGGCCCTGACCCAGAGCGACTGGGGCCCCGACGAGCGCCGCGAGGACAACGGCTGGCTCGCGCAGGAGGAGTGGCTCTACGCCCGGCGCTCCCCCGACCGCTCCTGCCTGACCGGTTTCGCCGACGGAATCCTCGGCACGCTCGCCCAGCCGAAGAACCCGACCGCCCTGGACCCGGCCGCCGCCACCCGTTCCGCCCCCTTCGGGCTGCTGGTCGGCTGGGAGCCCGCCCTCGTCCTCCAGCTCGCCGTCGAGTGCGCCGCGCAGAGCCACGGACACCCCACCGCGTACCTGTCGGCCGGCGCCCACGCCGTCATCGTCCACGGCCTGACCCGCGGCGAGTCCCTCGACTCCGCCGTCCAGCGCGCCCTGGGCCTGCTCGGCGTCCGCCCCGGCCACCAGCCCGTCACGGACGCCCTGCAGCGCGCGCTCGGCGCCGTCACCACGGGCGTCCCGTCGCCGCAGACGGTCGAGGGCCTGTCCCCCGGCCACGGCCGCCAGGCCGAGGAGGTCCTGGCCATCGCCGTGTACTGCGCCCTCGTCGCCGAGAACGTGGCCCACGGCCTGCGCCTGGCCGTGAACCACGGCGGCGACTCCGCGGCCACCGGCGCCCTGTGCGGCTCCCTGCTCGGCGCCCAGCACGGCGAAACGGCCCTCCCGGCGGCCTGGCTCGCCGGTCTCGAAGGCCGCGCCACGGTCCTGGAACTCGCCGACGACTTCGCCCTGGAGATGACCCAGGGCCCCGCCCTCCACGGCCCGACCGCCACCTCCACCACCTGGCTGACCCGGTACCCGCGGGGCTGA
- a CDS encoding type II toxin-antitoxin system prevent-host-death family antitoxin yields MSEPVIESMIEVGSHLAGAVDRAHREGVPTIITRDGKQEAVVIGIEEYRQLRRLADEAEDAWLNRLADEAERAGAAGAATLDEMAAVLRHEEC; encoded by the coding sequence ATGAGTGAGCCTGTGATCGAGTCCATGATCGAAGTGGGCAGCCACCTGGCGGGCGCCGTGGACCGCGCGCACCGCGAAGGCGTCCCCACGATCATCACGCGCGACGGCAAGCAGGAAGCCGTCGTGATCGGCATCGAGGAGTACCGGCAGCTCCGCCGGCTCGCGGACGAGGCCGAGGACGCGTGGCTGAACAGACTGGCCGACGAAGCCGAGCGTGCGGGGGCCGCAGGGGCCGCCACGCTCGACGAGATGGCCGCCGTCCTGCGCCACGAAGAGTGCTGA
- a CDS encoding GPP34 family phosphoprotein: MGKSRRTIPEELLLLALDPATGTTAQPQSLDLGLAGAQLVELALAGRIAPDGDRIAVVMPRPTGDPTLDSALELLRRRGSPVRAVHWIGGPRLGLRQIYLAHLERCGMVHAVAGQMCGVLPTTRYQATDTAISREIRGRLDSAIRTGVPPDPRTAALAALAHAVGLGKHLYPGNEGRSSRSRLRDLIRHDPMGGLVAHAVMDVQNGVAAQPRRDRAPAQPARATAAAVPLQPRRTGAMARAAAH, translated from the coding sequence ATGGGCAAGAGCCGCAGAACGATTCCGGAGGAGCTTTTGCTGCTCGCCTTGGACCCGGCCACGGGTACCACGGCGCAGCCGCAGTCGCTCGACCTCGGCCTGGCCGGGGCACAGCTAGTGGAGCTGGCTCTGGCAGGACGGATAGCCCCTGATGGGGATCGTATCGCCGTGGTGATGCCACGGCCGACAGGAGATCCGACTCTGGACTCCGCACTGGAACTGCTGCGCAGGCGCGGCAGCCCGGTTCGGGCGGTCCACTGGATCGGCGGACCCCGACTGGGGCTCCGTCAGATTTACCTCGCTCACCTGGAGCGTTGCGGCATGGTGCATGCCGTCGCGGGCCAGATGTGCGGGGTGCTGCCGACGACTCGCTACCAAGCGACCGACACAGCGATCAGCCGGGAGATCCGTGGCCGGCTGGACAGTGCGATCCGCACCGGCGTACCGCCGGACCCGCGGACCGCGGCGCTTGCCGCCCTGGCCCACGCGGTCGGGCTCGGCAAGCACCTGTACCCCGGCAACGAGGGGCGGTCGTCCAGGTCCCGGCTCCGGGACCTGATCCGGCACGACCCGATGGGCGGACTGGTGGCTCACGCCGTCATGGACGTCCAGAACGGCGTGGCCGCACAGCCGCGCCGCGACCGGGCACCGGCCCAGCCCGCCAGGGCAACGGCGGCAGCCGTTCCGCTGCAGCCGCGCCGGACCGGTGCGATGGCCCGCGCGGCCGCGCACTGA
- a CDS encoding PLP-dependent aminotransferase family protein, which translates to MPASAPASALTPPPAFAARIRTTAPSAVREILAVTARPGMISFAGGLPAPELFDAEGLRAAYDSAFARSARRALQYSTTEGSPELRAAVAARLDRQGLATTGDDLLITTGSQQGLGLITTALIEPGDTVLVENPTYLAALQGFRLAGARVVPVPCDDRGILPDALAELVARERPKLLYTIPTFQNPTGRTLPAGRRAEIAAVAARLGLWLLEDDPYGDLRYEGRALPRLASHPGAEDRTALLGSFSKVMAPGLRLGWLRAPAALLRGAVLAKQAADLHTSTVDQLAVAEYLRTVDLDAHVARVRDAYRIRRDALLAGLADGLPPGSTWNRPEGGMFVWARLPEGHDATALLRAATSRGVAFVPGAPFFAADPDPRTLRLSFTTHTPEEIQEGLTRLAG; encoded by the coding sequence GTGCCCGCTTCAGCGCCCGCCTCCGCCCTCACTCCTCCGCCGGCCTTCGCCGCCCGGATCCGTACGACCGCCCCCTCCGCCGTACGCGAGATCCTCGCCGTCACCGCCCGGCCCGGCATGATCTCCTTCGCCGGCGGCCTGCCCGCACCCGAGCTCTTCGACGCCGAAGGACTGCGGGCCGCCTACGACTCCGCCTTCGCGCGGTCCGCCCGCCGCGCCCTCCAGTACTCGACCACCGAGGGCTCCCCCGAACTGCGCGCGGCGGTGGCGGCCCGGCTCGACCGGCAGGGGCTGGCGACCACCGGGGACGACCTGCTGATCACCACCGGATCGCAGCAGGGACTCGGCCTGATCACCACCGCGCTGATCGAGCCGGGCGACACGGTGCTCGTCGAGAACCCCACCTACCTGGCGGCGCTCCAGGGGTTCCGGCTCGCCGGCGCCCGGGTGGTCCCCGTGCCCTGCGACGACCGGGGCATCCTCCCGGACGCGCTGGCCGAGCTCGTCGCCCGCGAACGCCCCAAGCTGCTCTACACGATCCCCACCTTCCAGAACCCGACCGGCCGCACCCTGCCCGCCGGCCGGCGCGCCGAGATCGCGGCGGTGGCGGCCCGGCTCGGCCTGTGGCTGCTGGAGGACGACCCGTACGGGGACCTCCGCTACGAGGGCCGCGCACTGCCCCGGCTCGCCTCCCACCCGGGGGCCGAGGACCGCACCGCGCTCCTCGGCAGCTTCTCGAAGGTCATGGCCCCCGGGCTCCGGCTCGGCTGGCTGCGTGCGCCTGCCGCGCTGCTGCGCGGGGCGGTGCTCGCGAAGCAGGCGGCGGATCTGCACACCTCGACGGTGGACCAGCTGGCGGTGGCGGAGTACCTGCGGACGGTGGACCTCGACGCGCACGTGGCGCGGGTGCGTGATGCGTACCGGATCCGGCGGGACGCGCTGCTGGCGGGGCTGGCCGACGGCCTCCCGCCGGGGTCCACGTGGAACCGGCCGGAGGGCGGCATGTTCGTCTGGGCGCGGCTGCCCGAGGGGCACGACGCGACGGCCCTGCTCCGCGCGGCCACCTCCCGGGGGGTCGCCTTCGTCCCCGGGGCCCCGTTCTTCGCCGCGGACCCGGACCCCCGGACCCTGCGGCTGTCGTTCACGACGCACACCCCGGAGGAGATCCAGGAGGGCCTGACCCGCCTGGCCGGCTAA